From Solidesulfovibrio carbinoliphilus subsp. oakridgensis, the proteins below share one genomic window:
- a CDS encoding TetR/AcrR family transcriptional regulator — MPAPEIREKILDKASRLFAAQGYDAVSMRLIATAAGMTQANLYYYFRNKEDLILSSLVYVFSGKAQALRAVLSEESDPQRRLEKSLSWFATLLFEDTIFAKLFFRELLDGDANRLEFLTKNVFQESFDTLVQLTESALDSPDSVLAALFLTSTIIGYRQFACVIPHLRGAKPEYVEPKGIIQHFMKEIRKSAKVASGESVMP, encoded by the coding sequence GTGCCTGCACCGGAAATCCGAGAAAAAATCCTCGACAAGGCTTCCCGCCTGTTTGCCGCCCAAGGCTACGACGCCGTTTCCATGCGGCTCATCGCCACGGCCGCCGGCATGACCCAGGCAAATTTATACTATTATTTCAGGAATAAAGAAGACCTCATCCTGTCGTCCCTGGTCTATGTGTTCAGCGGCAAGGCCCAGGCGCTCAGGGCGGTCCTCAGCGAGGAATCCGATCCGCAACGCCGTCTCGAAAAGAGCTTGTCCTGGTTTGCGACCCTGCTGTTCGAGGACACCATTTTCGCGAAGCTCTTTTTCCGGGAACTCTTGGATGGTGATGCCAACAGACTTGAATTCCTGACCAAAAATGTCTTCCAGGAATCCTTTGACACCCTGGTCCAGCTCACCGAGTCCGCCCTGGACTCTCCGGATTCCGTGCTCGCCGCCCTTTTCCTCACGAGCACCATTATCGGCTATCGCCAATTTGCCTGTGTCATCCCCCACCTGCGCGGGGCCAAACCAGAATATGTCGAACCGAAAGGAATTATACAACATTTCATGAAGGAAATCCGTAAAAGCGCCAAAGTTGCTTCCGGCGAGTCGGTCATGCCGTGA